AGCTCTACGCCCTCCTGACCGGGGATAAAAGTCCAGCGCCAACGCATCAACGGGCTGCTTTCGAACAGTAAGCCGTTTAACCTGAAGCAGTTCGGCACACCTCATCCGCGCAGGCATGAACTTCCACCGTCAGATGCCGGATGCCAAGTGCAGCGGGCAGAAGGCTTTTGTAATAATCCGGTTCCCGCGGGTCGTGGGTGACGATCCCGATAATCGCCGCATAAACCCCCGGCGCGATCAGCCAGACATGAAGATCGAAAATCTCGGTCTGACCGTCGGATTCAATCGCCTGCCGGACCGCATCATGAATCTCCTCCGGCGCCTGATAATCCAGCAGCCTGAGGCCCGTCTGCCGCAATAGGCTCCACGACCAGCGTAAAATCAGAACCGCCCCGACGAATCCCATGACGGGATCAAGCCACACCGCGCCGAAATACTTCCCGGCCAGCAGCGCAAAAATCGCCAGAACGGAGGTGAGCGCATCCGCCAGCACATGCAGGTAGGCCGACCGCAAATTTAGATCGTCATGGGAATGATCCTCGTGCGAATGATCATGGGTATGATCGTGCGGGTGGTGATGGTGGTGATCATGTTGATGACTATGACCACCGTCCGAGCCGATGTTCAAGATCAGAACCGACGCGGCATTCACGGCCAGCCCGACAACCGCCACGAGGATCGCCCAGTCGAAGACTATGGGCTGCGGGTAGAGCAAACGCTCCCCGCCCTCCCAGACCATCGTCACGGCAAACCCGCCCAGCAGGACCGCGCCCGTATAGCCGCCCAGCGCGTTGATCTTGCCCGTCCCGAACGTAAAGCGCGGATCGTTCGCGTATTTACGGGCATAGACATAGGCCAGCGCGTTGATCCCCAGAGCCGTAGCGTGCGACCCCATATGCAGCCCGTCGGCCAGCAGCGCGATGGACCCGAACTGGATCCCCGCCGCGATCTCGACAACCATAGTCACCACGGTAATAACCAAAACGATCAGGGTGCGCCGCTCCGCCTCCTGCTTCTGGTCGAGGCCAAAACTGTGCAGATGCCCGCAATGTTTATCAGGGTGGGTTTTCATGCCGTAACGGTAGAGAAATTGAACAAGGGGGAAAAGCGAAAAAACGCAAGAATACCGGAAACTGGCAGGGGCAGAGGGGATTGAACCCACGACCTACGGTTTTGGAGACCGCCGCTCTACCGCTGAGCTATACCCCTGTAAGGCCGCTTAAGGCCTCGCAGTCTTACGCATTTCTATCACAAATCTCAAGAGTTTTCTATTCTTGTGGAGCCAGCGGGTTTTTTAGGCGAACTTTCAATTCCTTGCCGCTGTAATCGGGTTCCTCTTGATTTTCCCGCGCAAAACCCTATAAGAATGATCTATCGGCCTTCCGCGGGTGTAGTTCAATGGTAGAACACTAGCCTTCCAAGCTAGATACGTGGGTTCGATTCCCATCACCCGCTCCATTTTTCCTTTTATCTACATTCCGGGCAACGGCCACCGTCAAACAAAGGCTCTAAGCCTCCCCTATTCCTTATTTATTTCAGCGTTTGAATGGGCTAGCGTAAAAAACGCTTTAGAGGGGGATCTGAGGAATGCCGATTCTGGACTGGCTGGATCGTGACCGGGACGTAAGGGCGGCGGAGTCCGTGCCCTACCGCCTGCTCGAAAGCGTGGAGAGCCTCTCCTGCGGCGACCCGGCCGCCCCGAATATGCTGATTCAGGGTGACAATCTGGAGGCGCTCAAAGCCCTGCTGCCCTACTATTCCGGGCAGGTAAAATGCATCTTCATCGACCCGCCCTATAACACGCGCAGCGCCTTCGAACATTACGACGACAATCTGGAACATTCCCAGTGGCTGTCCATGATGTATCCGCGCCTCGAACTGTTGCGGGAGCTGCTGTCCGAGGACGGCAGCATCTGGGTCACGATTGACGACAACGAAGTGCATTATCTCAAAGTGATAATGGACGAGATTTTTGGCAGAAAAAACTTTCTATCAAACTTTATCTGGAAGAAATCTTATGGTGGAGGAGCAAAAGCAAAGCACTTTGTTGGACTGCATGAGCATGTTTTGGGATATGCAAAAAATCTGGATACTTTTCCTGAGTTATTCCTACCCCCAGATGAAAGTGTTTTGAAATACTACAAGTTCACAGATGAAAAGTTAAATGAACGAGGGCCATACAGATTACAGCCATTAGCCACAAATAGTATGGATGAGCGCCCAAATCTTAGATATGCAATCATTGCAGATGATGGCTATGAAATATGGCCTCAAAAGCAATGGCAATGGTCACGTGAACGCGCACTCTCTGCACAGCAGAATAATGAGTTAGTGATTGTAAAAAAGAGCGGAAAATACACCGTTTCGTATAAACAATATCTTAAAGATAAAGATGGTGAAGAAAGGCGAACCAAGCCCAAGAGCATTATTGATGGGATTTATACGCAGCATGGCACAAAAGAGAGCGTTGAGCTTTTTGGACAAGAAGACAAGTTCTCATTTCCTAAACCAGAAAAGTTGATCTGGACTATTTTTGAGGCGTGTTCTGCGCCGAATGATCTTGTACTTGATTCCTTCCTAGGTTCTGGCACGACTGCTGCTGTGGCGCATAAAATGGGCCGCCGCTATATCGGCGTGGAAATGGGCGAACACGCCATCACCCACTGCCAGCCGCGTTTGAAAAAAGTGATCGAGGGTGAACAGGGCGGAATTTCAGAGGCGGTGGGCTGGACGGGCGGCGGCGGCTTCCGCTTCTATAAACTCGGCGCCCCGATTTTCGATGCGGAGGGGAATATCAACCCGGCAATACGCTTCCCGCATCTGGCCGCCCATATCTGGTTCTGCGAAACCAGGACCGCTTATGCGCCAGCCAAAAAGAAATCGCCCCTGCTCGGCGTCCATAACGGCACGGCCTATTACCTGCTCTATAACGGCATTCTGGGCGACAGGACCGTGAACGGCGGCAACGTCCTGACCCATCCGATCCTTAAATCCCTGCCACCGCATCACGGGCCGAAGGTGATCTACGGCGAAACCTCGCGCCTGTCGCCCGAACGCCTGCGGAGCCTGAAGATCGTCTTCAAACAGACCCCCTATGATGTGAAAGCGCGATAGGAACCGGCCATGAGCAACGTGCAGTTAAAAAACTACCAGATCAAAACGCTTGAGACGCTCAAGGCGTACCTGACCACGGCGCGTTTCAGAACCGCGAAGGATGCCTATGAAGGTATGGATAAGCCGGGTGTCGTCAATGTGCGCCCCTTCAGGCCGCTGCCCGATCTTGAAGATGTGCCTTTCGTCTGTCTCCGCCTGCCCACCGGCGGCGGCAAAACGCTGCTCTCGGCGCATACCGTGCGGATTGCCGCAGAAGTGTATCTGGAGCGCGATTATCCGCTGGTCCTCTGGCTTGTGCCCAGTAACACGATCCGCCAGCAGACGCTGGAAACCCTCAAGACGCCGGGCAACCCGAATTACGAGAGCTTAAGAGCCGCCTTCGATGGGAACTTTATGGTTCTGGATATTACGGATTTCACCATGATCCGCCCCCACGATCTGGCCGGTAAGGCGGTTATCGTGGTCGGCACGGTGCAGACCATCAAGACCGAGGAAGCTAACACCGATTCCCGCAAGGTTTACGCGCATAACGAAAACCTTGAACCGCTCTTCTCAAAAATACCCGAAGGCTTTACGGGATACGACACGATCCGCGAGGGCCATCATCAGGGCAAAATCCGCTTTTCCTTCGTCAACCTGCTGCGGATGCACCGCCCTCTGGTTCTGGTCGATGAGGCGCATAACAATTCAACTACGCTGGGCCTTGAGCTTTTTAAACGGATCAACGCCGCGTGCGTGATCGAGTTCACAGCAACCCCGGCGAAAGACAGTAACCAGCTTCACAGCGTATCGGCTATGGACTTGAAAGCCGAGGAAATGATTAAGCTGCCGATCGTCCTGACGGAACACCAGACATGGGATGAGGCGGTGCGGGATAGCATCCTGACCCGCAAGCGTCTGGAGGAAAAATGCAAGGGCGAGGACGAATATATCCGCCCCATCATTCTCTTTCAGGCGGAAAACAGGGCGCAGGATATAACGTGGCAGGTGCTGAAACAGCACCTGATCGAAGTCGAGAATATACCGGAGCATAAAATTGCTGTCGTTACGGGGGATCAGCGGGAGCTGGACGGGATTAATCTGTTCGATCCGGCCTGCCCGATTGATTATGTAATTACCGTGCAGGCTCTGAAAGAGGGCTGGGATTGCTCCTTTGCGTATGTGTTCTGTTCCGTTGCTAATGTTCATTCCGCCAAGGATGTTGAGCAAATCCTGGGCCGCGTCTTGCGGATGCCTTACGCAAAAAGACGCAAGAATGAAGACCTGAACCGCGCTTATGCCCTTGTGTCGCAAACCTCATGGCCCAATGCGGTCAAGCTGTTGCATGACAGGCTGGTGGACAAGATGGGCTTCGAGGAGCAGGAGGTTGACGAAAGCATCGAAACGCGGCAGCCGAACCTCGATCTTGGCGGAGACCAGGACGGGCTTTTCCGCCAGCCCGATCCAGTTGTCCTGCATCTGCGCGAAGCGGCGGATTTGAACGATTTTGAGGAAGAGGATAGGAAAAGCCTGCAAATTGAGAACACACATGAGGGCGTGATCGCCACGGTCACAGGGGCAATCAGCCCCGCAGCGATAGAAAAACTGGTTAAAAAGGTTCAGCCGGAGATCAAGGCGACCGCCAAAGTGCAGTTGAGCATCCATCAGGCAGCCTTATGCCGCGCCGTAGCACCCGTTAATCGCGGCGAAAAGTTCATTATCCCGCAACTCTGCTTGCGGATTGACGGTGAACTGGAACTGCCCGAAGAAGGCACGTTCCTCTATGCCGGGGACTGGAAACTGACCGGGCCTGAAAATCTGACGGAAAGCGAGTTCAAGCTTCAATCCGATGGCAAAGCCTTTTCGATTGATATTGAAGATGGCCAAGTCAGGCACCACTTCGTGGCGAATACCGCGCAGATGAACCTCGACCTGGTGGATACGGGTTGGACTGTCAATGCGTTGGCCCAGTGGCTCGATAAACGCTTGCGACTACCGGACATATCGCAGCCGCAGATGCTGGAATATTCACGGCGCACCGTTGCATGGCTCGAGGAGGAGCGCAAAATCCCGCTTACGGCGCTGGTGCGGGGACGCTTCCTGCTCCAGAAAGTGCTGGAAGGCAAAATTAAGAAACACCGCAGCGAAGCCAAGAAGCGCGGCTATCAGACCCTGCTTTTTGGGCCTGAACCGAAGGTGGAGGTCTCCGGGGAACTTAACTTCTCGTTTGAACCGGATATTTACCATCCGCAAAGGCGTTATCAGGGTGCATTTCGCCCGGTGAAGCACTTTTACCCGGTCATTTCGGATATGAACGGCGAAGAAGCAGAGTGTGCCAAGGAAATAGAAATGCTGGGCGATAGAGTGAAATACTGGGTTCGCAATATCGAACGTGACCCTAAGGCTTTTCGTCTGCCGACATCAACGGATTTTTTCTACCCTGATTTTATTGTGATGCTCAATGACGGGC
The sequence above is drawn from the Alphaproteobacteria bacterium genome and encodes:
- the dmeF gene encoding CDF family Co(II)/Ni(II) efflux transporter DmeF, which encodes MKTHPDKHCGHLHSFGLDQKQEAERRTLIVLVITVVTMVVEIAAGIQFGSIALLADGLHMGSHATALGINALAYVYARKYANDPRFTFGTGKINALGGYTGAVLLGGFAVTMVWEGGERLLYPQPIVFDWAILVAVVGLAVNAASVLILNIGSDGGHSHQHDHHHHHPHDHTHDHSHEDHSHDDLNLRSAYLHVLADALTSVLAIFALLAGKYFGAVWLDPVMGFVGAVLILRWSWSLLRQTGLRLLDYQAPEEIHDAVRQAIESDGQTEIFDLHVWLIAPGVYAAIIGIVTHDPREPDYYKSLLPAALGIRHLTVEVHACADEVCRTASG
- a CDS encoding site-specific DNA-methyltransferase — its product is MPILDWLDRDRDVRAAESVPYRLLESVESLSCGDPAAPNMLIQGDNLEALKALLPYYSGQVKCIFIDPPYNTRSAFEHYDDNLEHSQWLSMMYPRLELLRELLSEDGSIWVTIDDNEVHYLKVIMDEIFGRKNFLSNFIWKKSYGGGAKAKHFVGLHEHVLGYAKNLDTFPELFLPPDESVLKYYKFTDEKLNERGPYRLQPLATNSMDERPNLRYAIIADDGYEIWPQKQWQWSRERALSAQQNNELVIVKKSGKYTVSYKQYLKDKDGEERRTKPKSIIDGIYTQHGTKESVELFGQEDKFSFPKPEKLIWTIFEACSAPNDLVLDSFLGSGTTAAVAHKMGRRYIGVEMGEHAITHCQPRLKKVIEGEQGGISEAVGWTGGGGFRFYKLGAPIFDAEGNINPAIRFPHLAAHIWFCETRTAYAPAKKKSPLLGVHNGTAYYLLYNGILGDRTVNGGNVLTHPILKSLPPHHGPKVIYGETSRLSPERLRSLKIVFKQTPYDVKAR
- a CDS encoding DEAD/DEAH box helicase family protein; the encoded protein is MSNVQLKNYQIKTLETLKAYLTTARFRTAKDAYEGMDKPGVVNVRPFRPLPDLEDVPFVCLRLPTGGGKTLLSAHTVRIAAEVYLERDYPLVLWLVPSNTIRQQTLETLKTPGNPNYESLRAAFDGNFMVLDITDFTMIRPHDLAGKAVIVVGTVQTIKTEEANTDSRKVYAHNENLEPLFSKIPEGFTGYDTIREGHHQGKIRFSFVNLLRMHRPLVLVDEAHNNSTTLGLELFKRINAACVIEFTATPAKDSNQLHSVSAMDLKAEEMIKLPIVLTEHQTWDEAVRDSILTRKRLEEKCKGEDEYIRPIILFQAENRAQDITWQVLKQHLIEVENIPEHKIAVVTGDQRELDGINLFDPACPIDYVITVQALKEGWDCSFAYVFCSVANVHSAKDVEQILGRVLRMPYAKRRKNEDLNRAYALVSQTSWPNAVKLLHDRLVDKMGFEEQEVDESIETRQPNLDLGGDQDGLFRQPDPVVLHLREAADLNDFEEEDRKSLQIENTHEGVIATVTGAISPAAIEKLVKKVQPEIKATAKVQLSIHQAALCRAVAPVNRGEKFIIPQLCLRIDGELELPEEGTFLYAGDWKLTGPENLTESEFKLQSDGKAFSIDIEDGQVRHHFVANTAQMNLDLVDTGWTVNALAQWLDKRLRLPDISQPQMLEYSRRTVAWLEEERKIPLTALVRGRFLLQKVLEGKIKKHRSEAKKRGYQTLLFGPEPKVEVSGELNFSFEPDIYHPQRRYQGAFRPVKHFYPVISDMNGEEAECAKEIEMLGDRVKYWVRNIERDPKAFRLPTSTDFFYPDFIVMLNDGRILVIEYKGEQYRGTPDVQEKQNLGQLWAQKSGNLFVMAWQKEKGLNIYQQLDDVLRK